Genomic segment of Phycisphaerales bacterium:
TCATCTTCAGTGGGGCCCAGCCCGCCAGTGATGAGCAGCACGCCCACGCGCCGGCCCGACTCGGCGATGGAGTCAGCGATGGACCGGCGATCGTCGGGCAGCGCGAGGTGAAACGCCGTCTCAATCCCGAGGCCGAGCAGTTGCTCGCTCAGCCACGTGCTGTTGGTGTCGACGCGATCGCCGCTGGTGAGTTCATCGCCGATGGTGAGGATGCCGGCCGTGATTGCGCTCATGCGGCAATACTATCAGCAAGATCGCGCGGCCGAATGAGGCATTCGCCCCGATCGGCGCTCAGCGCTGGCCCGCGCGGCCGCGATACCCCGTGGATGGGTCGCCGACGTGGTGCACCGCCAGCGAATTCGTCGAGCCCACCCGACCGCTCGGATGCCCCGCGAGAATGACCACCGGTTCGCCGCGATTCACCCAACCCCGGCTCAGCAGCAGTTCATCGAACAGCTCGGTGAACTGATCGAGATCGGGTGGCATGGTGATGGCCACCGGCGTCACGCCGTTGAGCACCGTGATGCGCCGCAGCGTCGAAAGATCATCCGAGCCGATGACGATGGGAATGCGAAAGTTGTTCTGGCTCAGGTGCAGCGCCGTCAGGCCCGACTCGGTCGCCGCGACGATGACTTTCGCCCGCACATCCTGCGCGATCATCCACGCGCCATGCGCGATGGCCGCGGTCCAGTGACCCTTCATGCGCTCGGTGGTCATCGGCGGCGGCCGGTGCGGCGTGCTGCGCACATACTCTTCGGTGGCCGCGGCGATGCGGCTCATCGTGTCCACCGCCAGCACCGGATAGGCGCCCACGGCCGTTTCACCTGAGAGCATGACGGCGTCAGCGCCGTCGAGGATCGCGTTGGCCACGTCGCTGGCTTCAGCGCGCGTCGGCGAGGCATTGGCGATCATCGTTTCGAGCATCTGCGTGGCGACGATGCACGGCTTGCCGCGACGCTGGGCGGCATCGACGAGCCGCTTCTGGATCGCGGGCACTTCGGCCAGATCCATCTCCACGCCAAGATCGCCGCGGGCGACCATGATCACTTCGGCCGCGTCGAGGATCGCTTCGATGTTGTGCAGCGCTTCGGGCCGCTCGATCTTGGCGATAATCGGCAGCGAGCGCCTCCCGCTGCCTTTCATCATCTCCAGAATGCGCCGGTGCAGCAGTTCGACGTCCGACGCCTGGCGCACAAAACTCATCGCAATGAAGTCGAGTTCGTTTCGGATGGCCCACTCGAGGCAGACGTAGTCCTTCTCCGTCACGCAGGGTAGTTTGACCTCGGTATTGGGCAGGTTGACGCCCTTGCCGCTGGTGATCAGCCCACCGGTGGTGACGCGGCAGACGATCTCATCGGGCTTCTGTTCGACGACGAGCATGCGAATGGCCCCGTCGTTGATCAGAAGTTTCTGCCCCGTCGCCACGTCACTGACCAGGCCAAGGTAGGTCGATGAGAAGCGCGGCCCCGTGGCGACGATGGGATCGCGCTGAAAGACAACGTCCTGACCCGCCTCGACGTGCACGCCGCCGTCGATGACCTGCCCAACGCGGATCTTCGGGCCAGACAAATCGCCCAGCACCCCGATCGGGTAGCCGAGTTCGGCTTCCACCTGGCGCACGTGGCGAAGTACCTGCAGGTGATCGTCCAGCGTGCCGTGCGAGAAGTTGAGCCGAAAGACCGAGGCCCCGGCTTCGACGAGTTTGCGAATCGTCGCGGCGTCGCTGGTCGCCTTGCCCAGCGTTGCGACGATCTTGGTGAGAGTGTTGCGGCTTCGCCACATGGATCGGACTCTTATCGGCTCGATTCACTCAACTCTACGATCGCGGCGTAATTCGAGCGGAAGAACTCCGCCCAGGCGATGCGGTCACGCTCGGCCTTGAGCGGGTCATAGCCCCTGGCCAGGCCCTCGGTCGAGCGGGCCAGTTTCCAGTCGGCGCGAATCGCGGCCAGGTGCTCGGCCGAGTCGAGCGAGACCACCGCGCCGTCGAGCAGCGTCACCGTCGGCATGGCATTGAACAGCCGCCGCATCTCAGCGACCCTCGCATCATCAGCCGGCAGCGCGTGCATCGCCTCCCACGCCGCGCGCAGTTCGTCGAGATTGTCGATCGCCATCGCGCCCAGCAGCGGCGCGACGAAACTGCGCATACTGGGGTCCCACGAGTCAATCGGCTCGGCGAGTTCAAACGGATTCACCGCGTCGATCAAGCGATCGAAGTACTGCTCGTACATGATCCGCCGCGCCGGCAGGCGGCGCAACTCGAACTGTCGCGGCCCGAGATCACCCTCGCTTTGCGCGAGTGGGAAGTCCCACAGCGCCTGACCCTCAATCGTCAGGCAATACTCGATGAAGCGGACGGCCAGTTCAGGATTCGGCCCGCCGTTGAGCAGGCTGATCGGATCGGGATCGATGTCCGACAGGCGCGGCGGATCGACGTAGCCGACTCGCTCGCTGCCGTCGGCGTTGCGGATGAACTGCGCCTGCGTGCGACCGTAGAAGTCGATGCACATGCCCATCGCCGCCTCGCCGAGGCTCACGTCGATGGGGATCTTGCTCGACGAGTCGGCGAAGTAGCGCGTGTTGGCGGCCGATTCGCGCAGGATGCGCCAGCCTTCGCGCCAGCCGAGCCGCTGAAGGATGACCTCGAGCGCCGTGGCGATCGAACCCGACTGACCCGGGTCGGCCAGCGCCACCCAGCCCACCAGGCGCGGGTCGGTCATGTCTTCCCACGTCTGCGGCCGCTTGACACCGAGTCGATCGAGCACGTCGATGTTGTAAACGATGCCGAAGCCCGACACAGCCGTGCCGAACCAGTGCAGGCCCGGCTCGTAGAGCACGTTGCGGCCGATTTCGTTCTCGCCGTACCACTCGTGCAACTGTTCGGCGCTGAACTCGACGGCGATGCTCACCGTCGCGGAGTGCGGCTGGCCGTCGGGCCCGACGGCCGTGATGGGCCTCATCATCTGGTTGTGTTCGTAACTGCCGCCGCCAAAGAGCAGGTCATAACTCATCGAGCCCGGGCGGATCGGCCCGCGCCGCAGCGCCGCTTCGTATTCGGCGAAGAGTTGGCGGCGGATTTCAGATGTGCCGCCGGGCGTGCGCCAGTCGATGACCACGCCGCGCCCGCCGTAGTGGGCTCGGTGCCAGCGATCGAAACCGAGCGCAAACTCGGTGCGGATCTGCTCGTTGTGCGGCGTGATGATGACCAGGCGCAGCGCCTCGCCGTCCACCGCTTCGGCGCGCGGCCGAAAGAGAAACGGCACGCCGAGCACGACGAGCAGGGCCGGCAGAAAACTCCACTTGAGCCAGTCAACGCGCACCCGTCAGTCTCCAGAACCCCGACTCGCCATGGCGCTCACGCCGGCGCGATTTCGCCGATCTCCCCGGCAAAGACCTGCGCCGCCTCCGCCACGGCGTCCGCCCATGGCTGCGAGTCGTCCCTTTCGTAGGCGTAGATGACGCTGCGGCTGGCGGTGATGATCGCGCCGCGCCCGTCTTGGTTGAAGCATGCCTGCACATCCTCCGCGCCGCCGCCCTGCGCGCCGTACCCGGGGACAAGGAAGATGCAGCGCGGCATGAGCGAGCGCAGCGAGGCGATCTCATCGCGCTTGGTGGCGCCGACCACGGCGCCGAGGTCGCTGTAGCCGAGCGTACCCATGTGCTCGCGCGCCAGGCCATCGACAACGCTGCCCACATGTTCGGCAACGCTGAGTCCGCTTTCGAGTCGAGCCTGCTGGATCGCATCGCCACCGGGGTTGCTCGTTCGCACGAGCACAAACGCGCCCCGCCCGCCCCTGCAGAACGGCTCGATCCCGTCGCCGCCAAGATAGCCGTTGATCGTCACCGCATCGGGCACGGCCAGTCGCGGCGCCAGTTCATCGCGATCGACCCACGGCTCGAAGATGCCCGCCGCATAGTGATCGGCGGAGATGCCGATGTCGCCGCGCTTCGCGTCGAGAATGACCATCAGCCCAAGGTCGTTGGCGTCGGCGATCAGGCTGTAAAGCGTTTCGACGCCTTCATCGCGATAGCGCTCGAAGCACGCGCTCTGAAATTTGACTGCGGGCACGACGTCGGCGACGGCGTCGAGCACCGTGGAGCAGTATTCGCTGATCGCCGCCAGCGCCGAGCGAGGCCCGTCGATGCGCCGCCGCAGTTCGCCCGGCAGCCGCTCGTGCACCGGGTCGATCCCCACGCACACGGGCGAACCCTTGCGGCCGATCGCGTTCAGCAGCCGGTCTGAGAAGTGCTCCACGTACTGGCTCCGGTGGTCTGGACGCACGAGTTTAGGCCGCCGCCGCGCTACCATTGCGCAATCCGCGCGGCCATCGCCCGCGCCTCCGGCCATGCTCGCCAAACCCCAACATCTCGACATCAAGCGCGATCGCGGCCTGACGGTGGAGTGGGCCGACGGCACGACGTCGTTCTACTCCGTGGCCTATCTGCGCAAGTGGTCTCCCTCGGCCGAAGCACGCGAACTGCGCGACCAACTGGCCCGCAACCCGCTCGCGGTGCTGCCGAAATCGGCCGTGTCCGACGGCACGCCGCTCACGATCGTCGATGCCGAATTCGTCGGCCACTACGCGATCAAGATCCATTTCTCCGACGGCCACGACACCGGGCTCTACTCGTGGGATTACTTGCGCGAGATCGATCCCGCCAACCGCAGACCCGATTCGCCCCGTGAGAGCCAGGGATGACCGATCGCGCCTGCGAAGCGCCGCTGCCCGGGCCGGCGGAAGGGACCAGCGTTGATTGGCTGCGCCTGGGCTGCCCGCACCGTGATCCGTTCACGCTGCGTCTGCGGGTCGGTCCGCAGCACATCAGCCGCATCATCCCGCACGTGCCCAACACGCTATTCGTTCAGTGGCTCGAATCGATGGCCGTGGCGCACAGCGACTCGCTGGGCTACACCGACCAGTGGCACATCGAGCGCGACCTGATCTGGTTCGTGCGCCGGCACGAGATCGACTATCTCGCCGAGGTGATGCTCGGCGACGAGTTGCTCATGGCGACATGGGTGGAGGGCTTCAACAAGACGAGTTCGCCTCGCCGCTACCTGATCTACCGGCCAAGTGATGACAAAGTCGTCTGCCGGGCGATGACCATCTGGGTGCTCGTCTCGCGCAGCGCCAGCAAGCCGCAGCGCATCGACCCGGAGATGGCGGGGCGCTATCTGGCCTGATCGTCAGCTCCGTCCACCGTCTCCTCGATCACCTGCTGACTCACCAGGTCATAACAGGTGGCGAGCAGGCCGAGGATGCGGAAGCGGCTGTCGGGGAACGGCGACGGGCCCAGGCGGCGCACCAGAACGTGCGACACCTCCGGCCGCGCCAGGCGCGTTTCAAAGTTGAGGATTTCCGGCCGCAGGTCATAAAACGAGTCAATCGCGCGCTCCAGCGCCAACGGCTCGGCGCCCGCGAGCGAGCGGTCGAGCGGCTGGTGGGCCGTGGCCGGGCCGGCGCCCGAGTCGATGGTGCGCTGGAGGCGGATGCGCTCGGCGAGTTCGATCGGATCGACGCCGCGCACCGTCCACGCGAGGGCCGGGTTGTTGTCGAGCCGTTCGGTGAGCAGGTGCGCCGCGGCCGCGCCGTGCTTGCACCAGCCGCTGCCACCGCGGTCGCGAATCGTCGGGCAGGTGCACGTGGGCGCCTCGACGGCGTCGCCCGTCTTGGGAAGCAGTCCCAGTTGAAGCGACTCAAGCACGGCGAGCAGTTCATCGCTCACCTCGCCTTCAGCCAGGCCGTGCGCCAACCGCGCCTCGCCCGCCAGCGCGTTGATGAGCCGCTCGATGGTGTCGTGGTCGAAGCGCGGCAGGTTCAACACCCAGCGGTACGCCCGGGCGTGGCGGCCCTGCACGCTGGCTTCAACGCGCCCGGGCAGGATGTCCAAACTGACGATCTGCCCCAACCGCGCGTAGTTCATCCCCTCTTCGAACTTCGCTGCGTCGCCGACCGAATCGCGGGCGAACTCGAGCCACTGCCGCGCCAGGCGGTGCGAACCGAGCCGGTCCGCCTTGACGTTGAGTTTGAGCCCACGGCGCACGCGCCGCGGCTTGTCGGGCAGGCGATGAGGGTATCGGCTGGAAGGCGAGGTGCTCACGGCATCGCCTCCTCCGTGGTCGCGTCATCCATCTCTTCACCGCCGCCGGGCACATCCTCGTAGCGCAGCGCCAGCACTTCGCGCAACTGGTCGGTGCTCAGTTCGGTCAGCCACTGCTCGCCGCTGCCGACGACGTTCTCGGCCAGTTCCGTCTTCTGCTCGATCATCTCGTCGATTCGCTCCTCGAGCGTGCCCGAGCAGACGAACTTATGCACCTGCACGGCCCGCGTCTGGCCGATGCGGAACGCGCGATCGGTGGCCTGGTTCTCGACGGCGGGATTCCACCACCGGTCGAAGTGGAAGACGTGATTGGCGGCGGTGAGATTGAGGCCGAAGCCGCCGGCCTTGAGCGACAGGATGAACACCGGGCACGTTCCGTCGCGCTGCTGAAAACGGTCGATCATCTCCTCGCGTTTGCCCATGGGCGTGCCGCCATGCAGGAAGAGGACCTCGACGCCGAGTTCCTTGCGGATCATCGAAGCCAGCAGGTGCCCCATCTCGCGGAACTGCGTGAACACCAGGGCCGCATCGCCCTCGGCGACGACTTCTTCGAGCATCTCGACGAGGCGCGCCGTCTTGCCGCTGCGGACGGGCTTGACAATCGCGCCCTTGCCTTCCTCGCCGTCGCGCAGGAAATGAGCCGGGTGATTGCAGATCTGCTTGAGTTTCACCAGCGTCGCCAGCACGAGGCCGCGCCGCTGGATGCCCTCGCTCGCGTCGGCCTGCTGGAGCATCGTCTGCACCGTCGCCTCGTACAGCCGCGCCTGCTCGGGCGTGAGCGAGCAGTAGATCTTGTATTCGAGTTTGTCGGGCAGATCGGCGATGACGTTGGGATCGGTCTTCAGCCGCCGCAGCACAAACGGCTGGATGAGATGCCGCAACTGCTCGATGCGCCGCTGGTCGCGGTAGCGTTCGATGCCCAGCGCGAACTGGCGGCGGAACTCGTGCGACGAGCCGAGATACCCGCTGTTGAGAAAATCCATGATCGACCACAGTTCGCTCAGGCGGTTCTCGACCGGCGTGCCGGTGAGCGCGATGCGCCGGTCGGCCTGCAGGTCGCGGATCGCCATCGACTGCTTGGCGGTGGGATTCTTGATGTTCTGCGCTTCATCAAGGCACACGCGCCACCAGCGGATGCGACCGAGCGTCTCGCGATCGCGGTGCACCAGCGCGTAGGTGGTGATGACCACGTCGTGCTGCTGGGCGTTGAGGATCATCTCCTCGCCCGTCGCCCGCGTCACACCGTGGTGCACCAGGACGCGCAGCTCCGGCGAGAAACGCCGCAACTCGCGCACCCAGTTGCCCACGACCGACGTCGGTACCACCAGCAGCGTCGGCCCGGCAGAACGGTCGCCGTTCGCATCCGGCTCGCGCTCGGCCAGCAGCAGCGCGATGAGTTGAATCGTCTTGCCCAGGCCCATGTCGTCGGCGAGGCAGGCGCCAAGGCCGAAGCGGTCGAGGAACGCCAGCCAACTGAGGCCCTTGACCTGGTAAGGACGGAGATTGCCGACGAAGTCATCGGGCTGGGGCAGGATCGGCATGGTCCGCGCATCGGCGCCTGCGGCGCTCGTGCCAAAGAGCTGCCCCACCCAGCCGTCGGCGTCCATACCCAGCACCGGCAAGCCGGCCGACTCAGGCGTCGTCCCGTACGCCATGCGCAGCGCCTCGCGCAGGGTGATCTCACCCTCCTCCGCCTGCTCGTAGAACGTCTGCGCCCCTGCCAGGTCGCGCGGCCTGATTTCCACCCATTCGCCGTGCAGGCGAACAAGCGGCGAACGCTGCTGCGCAAGGCGCTCGAATTCGTCTCGCGTGAGAATGTGGTTGCCGATGGCCACCTGCCACTGGTACTGCACGATCGAATCGAGCCCGATGGCCGCACGCGTGCCGTTCACGCGCGCTGCGCCCGGCGAGAGGTCCACGTCGGCGCTGTGCACCTTGAGCCGCGCCGACAGCCGCGCCTCGGGCCGATCCCACCAGCCGGGCACGACCACGCCGAAACCCGATTCCTCCAGAACCCGCCGCGCCTCGCGCAGGAACAGATACGCCTGGTCCGTCGTGAGTTCGACGCTGACGGGGTGCGCCTCGACCAGCGCCGGCTCGAGCGGCGCGAAGAGTTTCGACGCCCGCTTGAGTTCGCCCAGGAGCAGGTCGTGCGGCTGATCGATGCGCAGCCCCTCCACCACCTGCACGTCGCCGGAGAACGACCAGACCTCCGCCGCACCGATGCGCACGCCCGGTTCATCAACCGATTGCAGATGCAGCGTGAGCGGCCAGAGCACGCCCCGGTCGGGCGCGTACAACTCGCCGTCGTCCTTGAGTTCGCCCGGCTCTTGGAGTTCGAAGCACAGACGGAACGCGCGTCCCTGGCCGACGTCATAGAGGCGCCCCAGCCACTGCCGCACCCCGCGCATCAACTGCACGGCGTTGGAGACCGGCAGTTTCATCTGCGACTCGCGCCCGAGAAGACTGGTGAGCCAGGCGACGTGCTGGTCGCTGAGCGGGTCGCTCTCTTCGATCGCCTCGGGGATGCCGTCTTCGGCGAAGAGGCGCCTGATCTCGGCGTCCGCCACGCCATTGGTCATTTCGTCGATGATGGTCCACGAATCGCCCGCGGCCTCATCCACGGCGCAGCGCGCGATGGCGGGCATGTGGCGCACCAGCGTGCCCATTCGCCCGGCCACGTCCTCGTCGCCGACCCACAGCCGCCAGTGCCCGCGGAGCATCCCACCCAAGTCCTGTTCGAGCGTGGGGATAAACCGCTGGGCCACGAGCAACTCAGCGATGAAGCGCCCGACGCGGATCCAGTACTCGATCGAACTGCCCAATCGAATCGAATCGGGCAGGTCGTCGCAGGCGCGGTCCAAGGCGCTGAGCGTCTGCAGCACCCGCTCGGCCGGCACGGCGACTGCAGGCGTTTCCCAAGCGCACAGCGACTCGGCGGCCACGGCTGACGCGTCCAGCCCGGCCTCGGTCAGCGCCAACGGGCTCGGCGCCGGCGCCGGGCCCAGCGAGGGCAGTTGGAGGCGCAGCGAGCAGGGCGCCAGAGAGGAGCGGTCTACCCCGAGTTCGGCCAGTGCTTCTTCAAGCGCGGCCAAGGGAGGTGAATAGGGATGAGCGGGCGCATGGCCGTCGCCGCCCGCGGGCGCGGCCGCTCCATTGGACAGCGGCGGCGCTGACCGAACCGCTTCGGTGGACTCCGCCCAGAACGCCAGTCGATGCGCGGACCAGTTGGCGTGAATAATCAACATGAAACCGGCGTGACTCCCTTCGCCGCCCTGGCCCCGAACTTGTGCCCGGCCGGGGCTGGTCGCCAATGGTCGCGCTGGGACTCGAACCCAGGACCTGCGGATTAAAAGTCCGATGCTCTACCAACTGAGCTACGCGACCGCGAAGAGGGACGGTAAGCATCCCCCCGCAACCGATCAATGATTTGCGGCCTGCCGACGCGCAAATCGGTGGTTTTCGAGCCGGTTCACGGGTTTGCTTGGGGAGCCGGTTTGACTGCCGCGGTCGTATCGGACCGCGGCCGGGCCGCCTCGATCAGGCAAGCCGCTGCGGCCAAAGTTGCCATCACCCGCCTTGCGGACGTTCAGCATCGGGCGTCGGCTGCCGATACTTCTTGAAGCCGTCGCGCCGTCCCGTGCGGCAAGTCCGCAGACGCAGGCACAGGAGTGGGTTATGCCGCATCGCGACATCATTGACCGGTTTCGGGCCAATGAGAACCTGCCGTCTCTTCCCGGAGTCGCGCTCGAGGTGCTCTCGCTGACGGAGCAACCCGACTGCACCATCGAGCAACTGGCCAACGTCATCCAGAACGACCCGGCTATCACCGCCCGCATCCTCAAGATCATCAATTCGCCGCTGTTCGGCGTCGCCAAGGGCATCACGTCCATCAAGCAGGCCTCGACCTTGCTGGGCATGCGCAAACTGCGCATCATGGCCCTGAGCTTTTCCATCGTGCAGGCAATCCGCCGGCCACAGTCCGACGGCTGCTTCAATTACGAAGCGTACTGGCGCCAGGCGCTGACCGCAGCCGTCGCCGCTCGCCTGCTGGCCACGAAGACGGCCCGGCCTCTTTGTGAAGATGCGTTCGTCGCCGGCTTGCTGCACAACATCGGCATCGTCGCCGGCTATCTCACGGCTCCAGACCTCTTCCAGCCACTGCTCAACCGGAGCGGGAAGACGGGCTGGTGGACGGTGGAGGACGAACGGGAATTGCTCGGCGCGACGCACGCGGTGCTCACCGCCGAACTGCTCATCGTCTGGGGCCTGCCCGACGCCCTCAGCAGCGCCGTGCGCCAGTACCGCGACGCTCAGCCGCTTCCCGTCGGCGCCTTCACCACCCCCGATCTGCCGCATCTGATCGCGGCCGGCGTGTGCATTGCCGATCTCTTCGCCGGCGACGCGACGGTTGCCGACATCGAACAGTGCCGCACGCGCTGCATTCAGCTGACAGGCATCGACCGCGACCTGCTTGAGCAGGTGCTCGACGCGGTGGCGACTCGGGTGCAGGAGATCGCGGGAATGCTCGTGGTCAAAATCGGCCCGACGCTGTCGTATGAGCAGATCCAGCGGCAGGCGGAGAGCCAACTGGCGCAGGCCATCGCCGGCCCCGCCGCACCCGAGCCGCGCAAACGCCGCGATCGCGCGGCCTGACGCCTGCAGCGAAGCTCACGCGTCCGGGTCAGGCTGTCGGATCCGCGCGAGAATCGGATCATCGCACGCATAGTCGCCCGGACCCGGAGCCGGGTAGCGCCCTCGTGACGCGACGCGAATCTCGTGGCGCAATTCGAGGCGCATCGCGTCGATGCGCGACTTGAGCAGATCGAGCATGCCCGCAGCGCCCGCCGCCGCCAGTTCGTCATAAGGCACGACCGGTCCGAACCTGATGCGGATGTGGCCGCGCCACTTTGGCGCAGCGCCGCGCGGCCAGGCGTCGTACGCGCCTTCAATCGCCATCGGCAGCACCGGCACCTTGGCGCGCCGGATGAGCAGCGCTGCGCCCGACTTGAACGGGTTCATGGCCCCGTCGTGCGTGCGGCTGCCTTCGGGATAGATCAGGACCATCCGCCCCGCGCGAAGATGCTCGATCGTGGTCTTGATCGACGACGCATCGGGCTTGCTCTGGTCGATCGGAATGGCGTTGAAGGTGCGGATGACCCAGCCGAAGACCGGGTTCGTAAACAGCGGCACCTTGGCGACGAAGTGAAAGTGCCGGCGGCTGCCCACGGCCATCAGCGGCGGGTCGAAGTTCGTCTGGTGGTTGCCCACCACCAGCACTCCGCCGCGCGGCGGGATGTGCTCGCGCCCCGATACGCGCATGCCATAGAGCAGCGTGAAGAACGTGCGGATGCCGTACCAGCAGAAGTCGTATGCGACCACGCGCGGCAGCGGCACACCGGGGTCGCGCAAGCGGTACCTCTCAAGCAGCGACATCAGCCTCCAACCCCCCGGCGCAATGCCGGCAGCCGCTGGCGCACATGGTGCTCAAGGTGCGCCAGCACCTGGTCGTGCGACAGGTCCGTCGTATCCACCACGATCGCATCATCGGGAATGATCAGCGGCCCGGTCTCGCGGTTGCGGTCGGCGGCGTCGCGCTCGATGATCTCCCGCAGCAGGCGCGCTTCATCGACTTGCTGGCCCGCCGAGCGGAGTTGATCCGCGCGGCGCTGGGCCCGCGCTTCGGGCGAAGCGTCGAGAAAGAACTTCACCGCCGCATCGGGAAAGACGACCGATCCCTGGTCGCGCCCTTCGCTCACCAGCCTCGGATGCGCCACCGCGATGCGCCGCTGCTGCTCGACGAGGACCGCGCGAACCTCGGTGCTGCGCGCCACGATCGAAGAACCCAGCGTGATGTCAGCATCGCGCAGCCGCTCGGTGATGTCGCGCTCATGCGGGCTGGTGATGAGCAGGCGCGGCGGATCGGCGGTCCAGTCGAAGCGCAGCACCGCCTGCTGCACCGCACGGGCCACGCCCGGTCCGTCGCCGAAGTCCACGCCGCGATCCAGCGCCACCACCGCCGCGGCGCGGTACATGGCACCGGTGTCGAGAAACTCGAGGCCGAGTCGGCTGGCCAGCAGTCGCGCCGTCGTCGATTTGCCTGTCCCGGCCGGTCCGTCGATGGTGATGATGACGTGCTCGGGCTTTGACATGATCATCACGCCTCGCGGCGGTCTTCCATTGATATCCGCGCCGCCGCAGAAGGCGCCTCAGGCAGTCTCCAGCATGGCTTCGATACCGCGGCGCGCCCCGTTGATGGCATGAACTGCATCGCCCGCGCCCTGGTAATCCAACGCAAGTATCTGCTCGTAGCCCACCGCTCGCAACGCAGCAATGCAGTCGGGCAGGCGGGAAGGCTCGCTCTCCACCGCCGGCTTCTTCTTCGACGTCTTCTTGCGGATGGTTTTCTTCGTCTTCTTCCTGGACGCGGGCGCCTCGTCGGGCTCCAGCTCTGCTTCCGGTGGCTCGGTCGGCGGCGGTTCGGGCTCATCGGCAAGGGGTCCGAGGGCCTCCACGTCGTGTTCGCCGAAACTCGCCAGCACCGCGCCGGCATAGGGCGCCGTCTGGCGAAGCGCCGCCACGCAGTCCTGCGTTCGGCAGGCAGCTTCAAAGGTCGGCAGCGTGCCAATGCGGAACCCGCCGACCTTCT
This window contains:
- the pyk gene encoding pyruvate kinase: MWRSRNTLTKIVATLGKATSDAATIRKLVEAGASVFRLNFSHGTLDDHLQVLRHVRQVEAELGYPIGVLGDLSGPKIRVGQVIDGGVHVEAGQDVVFQRDPIVATGPRFSSTYLGLVSDVATGQKLLINDGAIRMLVVEQKPDEIVCRVTTGGLITSGKGVNLPNTEVKLPCVTEKDYVCLEWAIRNELDFIAMSFVRQASDVELLHRRILEMMKGSGRRSLPIIAKIERPEALHNIEAILDAAEVIMVARGDLGVEMDLAEVPAIQKRLVDAAQRRGKPCIVATQMLETMIANASPTRAEASDVANAILDGADAVMLSGETAVGAYPVLAVDTMSRIAAATEEYVRSTPHRPPPMTTERMKGHWTAAIAHGAWMIAQDVRAKVIVAATESGLTALHLSQNNFRIPIVIGSDDLSTLRRITVLNGVTPVAITMPPDLDQFTELFDELLLSRGWVNRGEPVVILAGHPSGRVGSTNSLAVHHVGDPSTGYRGRAGQR
- a CDS encoding extracellular solute-binding protein, translated to MRVDWLKWSFLPALLVVLGVPFLFRPRAEAVDGEALRLVIITPHNEQIRTEFALGFDRWHRAHYGGRGVVIDWRTPGGTSEIRRQLFAEYEAALRRGPIRPGSMSYDLLFGGGSYEHNQMMRPITAVGPDGQPHSATVSIAVEFSAEQLHEWYGENEIGRNVLYEPGLHWFGTAVSGFGIVYNIDVLDRLGVKRPQTWEDMTDPRLVGWVALADPGQSGSIATALEVILQRLGWREGWRILRESAANTRYFADSSSKIPIDVSLGEAAMGMCIDFYGRTQAQFIRNADGSERVGYVDPPRLSDIDPDPISLLNGGPNPELAVRFIEYCLTIEGQALWDFPLAQSEGDLGPRQFELRRLPARRIMYEQYFDRLIDAVNPFELAEPIDSWDPSMRSFVAPLLGAMAIDNLDELRAAWEAMHALPADDARVAEMRRLFNAMPTVTLLDGAVVSLDSAEHLAAIRADWKLARSTEGLARGYDPLKAERDRIAWAEFFRSNYAAIVELSESSR
- the pyrF gene encoding orotidine-5'-phosphate decarboxylase, which translates into the protein MEHFSDRLLNAIGRKGSPVCVGIDPVHERLPGELRRRIDGPRSALAAISEYCSTVLDAVADVVPAVKFQSACFERYRDEGVETLYSLIADANDLGLMVILDAKRGDIGISADHYAAGIFEPWVDRDELAPRLAVPDAVTINGYLGGDGIEPFCRGGRGAFVLVRTSNPGGDAIQQARLESGLSVAEHVGSVVDGLAREHMGTLGYSDLGAVVGATKRDEIASLRSLMPRCIFLVPGYGAQGGGAEDVQACFNQDGRGAIITASRSVIYAYERDDSQPWADAVAEAAQVFAGEIGEIAPA
- a CDS encoding DUF971 domain-containing protein, translated to MLAKPQHLDIKRDRGLTVEWADGTTSFYSVAYLRKWSPSAEARELRDQLARNPLAVLPKSAVSDGTPLTIVDAEFVGHYAIKIHFSDGHDTGLYSWDYLREIDPANRRPDSPRESQG
- a CDS encoding acyl-CoA thioesterase, with the protein product MTDRACEAPLPGPAEGTSVDWLRLGCPHRDPFTLRLRVGPQHISRIIPHVPNTLFVQWLESMAVAHSDSLGYTDQWHIERDLIWFVRRHEIDYLAEVMLGDELLMATWVEGFNKTSSPRRYLIYRPSDDKVVCRAMTIWVLVSRSASKPQRIDPEMAGRYLA
- a CDS encoding DEAD/DEAH box helicase: MLIIHANWSAHRLAFWAESTEAVRSAPPLSNGAAAPAGGDGHAPAHPYSPPLAALEEALAELGVDRSSLAPCSLRLQLPSLGPAPAPSPLALTEAGLDASAVAAESLCAWETPAVAVPAERVLQTLSALDRACDDLPDSIRLGSSIEYWIRVGRFIAELLVAQRFIPTLEQDLGGMLRGHWRLWVGDEDVAGRMGTLVRHMPAIARCAVDEAAGDSWTIIDEMTNGVADAEIRRLFAEDGIPEAIEESDPLSDQHVAWLTSLLGRESQMKLPVSNAVQLMRGVRQWLGRLYDVGQGRAFRLCFELQEPGELKDDGELYAPDRGVLWPLTLHLQSVDEPGVRIGAAEVWSFSGDVQVVEGLRIDQPHDLLLGELKRASKLFAPLEPALVEAHPVSVELTTDQAYLFLREARRVLEESGFGVVVPGWWDRPEARLSARLKVHSADVDLSPGAARVNGTRAAIGLDSIVQYQWQVAIGNHILTRDEFERLAQQRSPLVRLHGEWVEIRPRDLAGAQTFYEQAEEGEITLREALRMAYGTTPESAGLPVLGMDADGWVGQLFGTSAAGADARTMPILPQPDDFVGNLRPYQVKGLSWLAFLDRFGLGACLADDMGLGKTIQLIALLLAEREPDANGDRSAGPTLLVVPTSVVGNWVRELRRFSPELRVLVHHGVTRATGEEMILNAQQHDVVITTYALVHRDRETLGRIRWWRVCLDEAQNIKNPTAKQSMAIRDLQADRRIALTGTPVENRLSELWSIMDFLNSGYLGSSHEFRRQFALGIERYRDQRRIEQLRHLIQPFVLRRLKTDPNVIADLPDKLEYKIYCSLTPEQARLYEATVQTMLQQADASEGIQRRGLVLATLVKLKQICNHPAHFLRDGEEGKGAIVKPVRSGKTARLVEMLEEVVAEGDAALVFTQFREMGHLLASMIRKELGVEVLFLHGGTPMGKREEMIDRFQQRDGTCPVFILSLKAGGFGLNLTAANHVFHFDRWWNPAVENQATDRAFRIGQTRAVQVHKFVCSGTLEERIDEMIEQKTELAENVVGSGEQWLTELSTDQLREVLALRYEDVPGGGEEMDDATTEEAMP
- a CDS encoding HDOD domain-containing protein is translated as MPHRDIIDRFRANENLPSLPGVALEVLSLTEQPDCTIEQLANVIQNDPAITARILKIINSPLFGVAKGITSIKQASTLLGMRKLRIMALSFSIVQAIRRPQSDGCFNYEAYWRQALTAAVAARLLATKTARPLCEDAFVAGLLHNIGIVAGYLTAPDLFQPLLNRSGKTGWWTVEDERELLGATHAVLTAELLIVWGLPDALSSAVRQYRDAQPLPVGAFTTPDLPHLIAAGVCIADLFAGDATVADIEQCRTRCIQLTGIDRDLLEQVLDAVATRVQEIAGMLVVKIGPTLSYEQIQRQAESQLAQAIAGPAAPEPRKRRDRAA